In Rhodopirellula bahusiensis, the DNA window GCACAGCCGCCGCCTCCGAGTTACGATCGCCGTGATTTACACGAGCGTCGTGCTGGGCACTGCGCTGATGCACAATCACCCCCACGGGCATGATGGCAGCGATTGCTGTTCATTGACTGCCGTGGGACTCGCTCCGGTAGCCGGTGAATCGCAGCAGCAAGCAACGACAGACCATGACTGCACCTGTCATCACGCTACCGCCTCCTCGGGGTTAGACCCATACGCCTCAGAGGATTCTGCCTCTGGGCACTCGATTGAGGAATCCGGCGAACTTCGTGCATCTCCGTCGTCAAGTCATTCAATTCACAGAGGCTGCCTCGCTTGTTCACTTGCGAGCGAATCGAGCACCCCGCCGTGCTCGGCAGCCATTTCCTCGCTTTACTGCGTCATTACGCAGTCGACACCGCGCCAGCAGACTTCACGACTCAGTGCGTGTCTGCGTCCGCCGGTGCGTGGACCACCGGTGAGATTCTTGTAGGTCGAAAGCACGCTGCTTTCCAAATGAGCCGGACGCGAAATATCGTCGCGTCTTTCGTTTAGCACATTCATCGCCAGCGCAATGAATAGGCATTCGTGTTTAGCACGATGGCCAAAAATGTGTTCCCAACCTCTCAAGAATTGAATCGACTTATGAAATTTTCCGAAACGCTCCGGCGTGGTTTTACGCCGATTGAGCTTCTCGTCGTGATTGCGATCATCGGCATTCTGGTCGGGTTGCTGCTTCCTGCCGTCCAAGCCGCCCGCGAGGCGGCTCGACGGATGAGTTGTCAAAACAACATGAAGCAGATTGGACTAGCCCTGCATAATTATCAAAGTGCCTTCCGAACTTTTCCGCCTGGCTGGTTGGGCAATGATGAAGCCACGCGGCAGCCGTTCGTGGATGGCCCATCCGGTTGGGCCTGGTCCGCGATGATCCTCAGTCAAATGGAACAGGCTGCCGTGAATGACGAAATCGACTGGGGCCGGTCGATACTTGACGCACAGAACGAAGTGCCACGCCTGACGGAACTTCCGACCTTCCGGTGCCCCTCGGACGTCGGCGACCCGACGTGGGAAATCGAAGATCGTGATTCAGGTGCGACGTTGACCCGGCTGAGTACATCGAACTATCCCGGTTGTTTCGGAACCGTTGAGATTGACGAGTGTGAAGATGTCCCGATCGGAAGCGTTTGCGAATCCGACGGCATTTTCTTTCACAACAGCAGGACGGCATTTCGCGACATTCGTGACGGTACAAGCCACACGATCATGGTGGGTGAACGCACCTCGCTGCTGAGCATGTCCACATGGACCGGCAGCGCGCCGAACGGTGAGGACAGCTTTGCGCGTGTGTTAGGCGTCGGCGATCATGCACCCAACTATCCCGAAGCGTTGCCCGAAGACTTCAGCAGTCTGCACGAGGGAGGTGCCCAATTCACCTTTGCCGATGGCCACGTTCGTTTCATTACCGAGTCGATCGATGAAGACATTTACAAAGCATTGTGCACGCGAGCGGGTGGTGAGGTTCCTCGTGACGACTACTAAAACGCCATTTCGGTTTGTTCAGTTCAACATCGGCAATTGCCTATTGACGACATAGCCGATGCTGGGGGGCGATACGCCGGTTCTCCTTGCCTAGGAAAACTGAATCTTCCGTCAGCCCACTCTGCTTTCCTCTGCCAAAAAACAGCGATTTAGCTTGACTCCGTACCACGGTACGGAGTCGATAATGCTTCCACGAGAGGGTCAGATGAGTCGTTTTACCATTGGGAAAGTCGCAGAAGCCGCCGGCGTCGGCGTTGAAACGGTGCGGTTCTATCAGCGTCGCGGATTGCTTGCCGAGCCGTCGCCGGTGAGGACTTTGTTCCGGGAGTATCCGGAGAGCACTGTTGACCGAATCCGCTTCATCAGGCGTGCGAAGGACCTTGGATTTACACTCGCGGAGATTGGCGAACTACTCGCACTTTCAGAGATACCCCATGAATCTCGGGGCAAAGTGAAGCAGCTCGCCGAGCAGAAGCTTGTGGCAATCCGGCAGAAGCTCGTCGACCTTCAGCAGATGGAGACCACGCTATCGGGGCTTGTCCAAGATTGCAGTGGTCGCGGCTCGCTGGACGGCTGTCCGATCATCGAGGCCATGATCCATGAACCAACCAAATGTGACCATCGAGGAAATTGAATCCATGACAGTGACCGTTTCAACAAATATGACTTGCGGAGGATGCCTCGCGAAAGTTGCCCCTCTGCTGGAGAACGATCCAACGATCGTAAGCTGGGACTCTGATCTAAATGATCCTCGCAAACTCGTTCGAGCAGAGCTTTCATCCGAGGGTAGCCCGGATCGAATCGTTGAGTTGATGAATCAAGCAGGTTTCCGGGCAGAAGTCGTCAACGAACCAAATTCTCCGAAACCAGAACAAATCGAAGATGGAAAAACGACATTCAATCTCAAGACGTACAAACCACTCCTTTTGGTTGTTTTGTACGTCCTCGGCGGCGCATTTCTCTTGGAGTCAAATCAGGATCAATGGAATTGGATGCGATTCATGAGCAACTTCATGGGCATGTTTTTCCTCGGGTTCGCCTTTTTCAAATTGCTCAATGTCGAGAAATTTGCTGATGCGTTCGCCACCTACGACGTAATCGCTCGTCGGTCGCGAACGTACGCGATCTCGTACCCCTGGATCGAGGTCGCGTTGGGTTTACTCTTTGTAACGGGAAGCCTCTTGACTGTCGCAAACATTCTGACTGCTGCGATCATGTCGATTGGCTTGGTGGGGGTAATCATGGCCGTGCGAAAGAAGCAGGCGATCCAGTGCGCCTGCCTGGGAACCGCTTTCAATCTGCCCATGTCCTCAGTGACTATCATCGAAAACAGCGTCATGATTGCGATGGCGATTGGGATGCTGGTCATCTAAGCGACCATCAATCTGACTGCCCATGCAAAGCACAAGCGAATGTAAGTCCGTTGACCAAGTGTTGGCTAACTGAGCGTAGCGATCCAAGAAGGCGTTTTCATTGCTGACCCGTTGGCTAGTATCTGCTTGAGCCATCTGCGAGATCAACCGGTTCGCTGTTCCCACTTCCTCCGGCGGTTCTTGCGACTTGCAAACGACAAAATGCTTTTCAGTGTCACGAAGCATTTGCAGGCTGGCGTGCCACAATCGGTCAGCAGGCTCCGTGACTGCATTCGCGGCGGGGCCACCCGTCTCTTGCATTGCTTTAATCAACGACGCCACCTCCAAACAAAATCGCAACACGCGGCTCATGGCGTAACGGTCTTCGGCAAATCGAAAATAGTGCAGCGATGGATAAAAATGATGCGACTCCAATAGTTCCGCCATGTTTGCCGAGAGTGTGTAAAGGTCTTGGTTCAACAGTGGCATCTCATCGGACGAAAGATACGGAACCAAGTATCGCAGGCTATCACCCGTCTGTGCAGTTCGGTAATCAATCTCGTTAGCAAATTGATTGCGACGAGAAAGCGTCGAATAGATCGAGATGACGTAAGCCAATACCAGGGTGAAAAAGCTGAAACCAAGCCCAGCCGCCAGGATGGTCAAAAGCTGCATCGCTGCGGTTTTGGGAACGAGATCACCTACCCCAAGAGTGGTCACGGTAAAACCGGCGTAGTAGATGGCCGCCCAGATCGTTGTATCCGTTGGCTTTCCGGAACTGGCAACGATGCCGCTTCCCAACTGTGGCCAAACAATCAGGCTGAAGGCGAGCAACAACAGCGACGCCCAGCAGATCACCTGAGTCACGATCAACACCGGGCCACTCAACAAGGTGACATAGCTCGACTGCCCGATTGATGTCTTCAACAACTTATGAAACATCCGGTTCACAAACGAAGTGACCGGCCCGGTAACCGCTCGCGGATGCAGCACCGCCATGAACGTTTCCAGGATGCTCAGAGCGACAATGATCGTCCCCAGAATGGTGAGTAACCACATGTTCATCGTGCTGCATTTCTGGTTGGAGTATCTGGGATAATCGGAATAATCGGCAAGCGACCATGATCGTCTCACTGCCGCCAGAACCTTCCCCTGTATACCCCACCACGGTAACGCCGATAAGACTGGGGAATCGTTCCCTCCGCTCAAGGAAGAAAAATGACCGCCTATTCGTTTAAGTTTCACCGGGTCATCGCGACGGTCGTGATTGGTTTCACGTTCAGTGCGGTGACCGCACAAGACACGTTTGGACAATCGTTACCGCAGCCCGTCACGTTGGCCGCGCCCGAGATGGGCAACATGTCGGACATGTTGCAGTCGAGTTCAACGCCCGAAATGTCCGACGCCATCGCACCCACCAATCGCAGCGTCACCGAACTGCCGGCAAGCGTTACCAGCCCCAGCGGTATCCTGCCATCGTCGACGGGTGGGCCTTTCGTCTTCGAACCACTTGCCATGTGCGGCAACGGGTGCAATCCACGTCCAATGATCGACTGCACCGGCCCGGACTATTGTGGCTGCACCAAACGAATCTACTACGGCACCAACCCGTGTGACGACGATCCGATTTTACCGCTGCACCCGTCCGTCAACGACAAGATAACCAAACACTGGTATCAGCACGCGTTCAACATGGTGACGCGGAAGAAAGCGATTACCGAAGCGATCAAATAGGTTCGTACCGCATTTTTACCAAACTTTACACCTGGGCCAAGATGGCCGGGATGAGCGGATGACTCATCCTTTCATTACAACGGAGTTTTCAATGTCAACGCTCAGTCGTGTCGGTCGCTTCCTGGCGTCGACGTCTCTTCTTGTTTCCGCCACGGTTGCGACCGCACAGCAGCCGATCACCGATTCCGAGCGCATCCAACGACGGGGCACGGACGTCAACAACCCTTACCCGCCGACGTCGCCGCAGGACCTTCGTCCTCGCATCGGCGAGAAATTCACCGAACCACCACCGGTCCCACCGGTTCCCGAATCACTCTCTCAAGGCATGATCGTCAGCGACGAACCCGCCCTGACATTGGCGTCATTGGAGTCGATGGCGTGCAGTCAAAACCCGACCCTGACCCAGGCCCAAGCTCAGATTCAAAGCGGACTGGGCAAGGCAATCCAGGCCGGATTGATTCCGAACCCGACGCTGCAATACGTCGGCGAACAAGTCGGCGTCGGTGGGACAGCCGGCGAGTGGCAGGGGGCAGTGTTCTCGCAGCGAATCGTGACCGCCCGAAAATTGCAACTCAGCCGTGCCAAGTTCTTGCAGCTCACGCGAGCTGCCGAGTGGCGAGCGATGGAGCAACAGTACCAAGTGCTCAATGATTTGCGGATCAGCTTCTGGATGACACTTGGGCAACAAGAGCTTGTTCAAATTCACCAAGACATTTTGAAGAACGCCGAAGACGCCGTCGTCACCTCACGCGAGTTGTACAACGCCGGTCAAGCGACTCACGCGGCCATGCATGATGCCAATATCTTGTTGCAACAAGCTCGTTTGGATCTGATGCTTGCCCAGAACAACTTTCGCCAGAACTGGTGGGAGATGATCTCGATCGCCGGGGCGAGAATGCAGCCCACTCCGTTGCTTGGAACCTTGGAAGGTGAAGTCAATCTGATTGATTTCGATGTGGCTTTGGATCGTCTGCTAAGCGAAAGCCCACAAATCCTGGCCGCGCGAGCTAAATTGGTCGCCGACGAAATTAAGGTCAAGCGTGAGACCGTCGAACCGATTCCGGACATTGTTGTAAATTACGGTTACGGTCGTAACCTTGAAGCCAAAGAGAATACTCACATGACGGGCCTCGCAATCGAGGTTCCGTTGTACGATTGGAACCAAGGAACAATTCGTCAAGCAGAATCAGACGTTGTGCGTCAACGTGGCGAAATCAACCGGGTCGAGTTGACGTTGCAACGCGACCTTGCTCGCGCCTACCAAATCTATTTCACCGCGCTGCAAAACGTTCGCAGCTACCAGGAGGTGATTGTGCCAGAATCGAAACTGGCCTACGAAGTCTTACTCGACGCCTACGAGGAAGACCGTGTCGATTGGCCACAAGTCCTCGAAAGTCAAATCAAGTACTACCGCCTGCGAGCACAGTACATCAATCACCTGGTCGCGTGGCGCAGCAACGAAACGCTGATCGCCGGCTACCTGCTCAACGGCGGCTTGATGGCCCCGACTGGCCCGCAGCCTCCGGGACACATCTCGGCCGTACCGAAACCGAGGTAGGAAGAAGAGGGGGAGTCTGGGAGATGGGGAGACACGGAGACACGGAGACACGGAGTTCTGCATCTCCCAAACTCCTTGTCTCCCAGACTCCCCATCTATTTCGTCGATGCGTACTTATCAAAAAGGACGATCAGCTCCTGCAAGATCGCTTCCCGCTGGGCAGCATCATCGGACGACGCCGCGTCCGACAGACTGCCAGCGAGGTGGTCCTGAAGGACGAGTTGCGCCACTTTGGAAAGTGCGCCCGACGCGGCACTAATCTGCATGACGACATCCACGCATGGTGCTTCTTCCTGCACCATGCGATCGACGGCCTCGGCCTGTCCGATGATTCTCCGAATCCGATGATGAATTCGTTTTTTGTCGTCTTCGCTCAGCATATGGCGGCTGACTTTCACCCTGATTCGTGGCCTAAAACCGTAGTGTAGATGGTTTCGCCCGTCGCGGCATCCCCAGCTACATGTTCATGCCCATCATCTTGGGAGCGGCCTCATAACGCTCTGGGTCGCCGAAGCGGCGCACGATTTCGGCAAACACGGCCCCCTTTTCGACCGGCTCGTTGCTTTCCATCACCAATTTGTAAAGGTCATCCGGCAAGACTCGCAGAACGGTCATCAAGCCCTTCACCGCCATCGGATAGTTCGCCCGCATGCCCCTGACCTCGCGACGATTCCAGATCGCCTCCATCTGGGGCATCGTTCGCTCCATGCCCAACATCTTTTGCGGATAGCCGGGCGTGTTGAAGCCTGGATCATTGCGAGTGAAGTCAACGGCCGGCCGCGTCGATGTGTCCTGCAAGTAACGATCCACGTTCACACCTTTGCGAATCCGCGGTCCAACTTGCCGTGTCATGTGGTTCATCATGTGGTGAACCATGTGGCAATGGAAAATCCAATCGCCAGGGTTGTTGGCGATAAACTCAAAGTTGGTCGCTTGAGCAATCCCCACAAGTGAGTTGTTGCGAGGAATCCAAGCACTGCTCGGAGTTCGTGCTCCTTCGTGGCCCGTTTCCCAATACGTGTGCCCATGCAAGTGGATCGGGTGGTGCTGCATCGGAGCAAAATTCATCAAGCGAATGCGGACACGTTCGCCATGTTTGCAGACCAGCGGTGTGGTGAGCGGCCCGCTACGTCCGTTGATTGTATGCCAGTTCCAATCCATCTTCCAACTATCAGCAACGGTCTGCGTCGGTTCAACAAAGAAGTTTTGAAAGATCAGGCCGAAGTCACGGTCAACTGGCGGATCGTAAACCTTTTTCGGATGAACGATGAACCAACCGACCTGTCCAAACGCTTCTTGCATCGGGACATGCGAATGATAGAAGAACGTGCCTTCCTCATGGACATCGAATTCAAACACCATTGTCTGCCCCGGCTTGATCGGATTCTGCGTTAGCGTCGCCGCTCCGTCATACTGGACCGGCAATTCAAACCCGTGCCAATGGACAAAGGTGTCTTCCGGCAATTCGTTCGTTACGACAATGCGTACGCGATCACCCTGCGTCACTTCAATCGTTGGCCCCGGCATGCTGCCGTTGTAGCCATAGACATTCATCCGATAGCCCGGCAGGAATTCTCGCTCGACTGCCATCGGCACCAATTGGAACTCCTTCGCGCCGTTGACCATCTTCCAAGGCAGCTTATCCAAGTCCGGAGCCTCGAACGGGGCCGGACCTGTCGACGCGGGACGAAAGCCCGGCATCTTTTTCCCGATGTAATAGTCCGAATCCGGATCGTTACCGCGAGACGGCTTGAACCGACTGAAGCCATCGATTTCCGCGACTGCGTCTGATCCGTCGGGGATGCTGGGTTCAGCCGACGCGTTCCCGATCGGCGACGGAGCATCCGGGGCATTGGGCAAGTTCAAATCGCCGTTGCCTTCTTGGGCCATTGCCTTGCCCGCCAGCCCCGCGGCGGCGGCAATCGTTCCCACTTTCAAAAATTTACGTCGGTCCTCTGGATTAGTCATGGTGCTCCACTCAGTGTTTCAGTTCTAGGATGCTTTGCACCGATACGCTGGCGATTGCGTAACGGATTCGGGTAGGGTGCTGCCAACCCCCGCACATACCCTTGCGGGGTAACCGGATTTTAATTAGCGATCCGTTGGAAATCAAACAAAACCCTGGCAGGGGCGGCATGCGTTTGACAACCAATCATAACTTCGCCTTCGCAACTCACTCGCGTCAAACAACGAACCAGAAAACAGATTGGTCCCTAATTAGCAGCCAACAGCACATCCAACTCGGATGCGTCTCGCAAACCAATTGCGGTCGTCCTCGCATGAGAGCCTTCCCACGAGACCGCGATTCCATCCTTGCTTTTGGCAACCTGGAGCGTCTTGTCACCGCGACGAACAAGTTGCACTGGAAGATCGCCGAAGCTCACCTTTTGCGACTTGCACTTTTCAACCAACATGTAAGTTGAACCATCGGGTCGCTGGCAGACACACGCGACGCAGTTGCACCCGTCGGGGCCACAGAGGCACTCACCTTCGGCACAGTTGCATTCCGGCAACGTCAACAAGCGAGTCGATACCAACTGAACGCCAGTCGGAAGCGACTTTTTTGCCTGAGGCCGGAACCCTAAATCCTGTTCTGCATCGTCAATCGACACCTCGGTTCCGTCGTACTTGGAGGCGAACGAATTCACTGCGAGATTGGAATCTTGGCTAAAGCCCAGCACCACGTCTTGAAAGTCGATGGGCGTTGAAGGCATGCCAGCCATCGCTCCGGCATGAGAATGCGAGTGCTGTTGTGCGACTGCATGTTCATCCGAAGGCTCAGGCTGTCGAACCGACAACAGGATCACGACGGATGCCGCCAGCGCGGCGACAATGATTGCAACATCCCTTAGTCTTCGCCGACCGCTGGGCGTGTGATCAGGCGCGAGCTGCACCGTTGGTTGCGCCCTATTCATTCGGGCGGCAAACGTCTCCCAGGAAGGGGCTTCGGCCGCTGGTTCGCGATACTGCGTCGACAGTTTGCGAATTCCCGCGAAGGATTGCAGTTTCGTTTGGCAGGTCTGGCACGACTCCACATGCTGCCTGACTCGGTCAGCCACCTCGCTGGCGAGTTCGTCGTCGAAGTATGCCGATAGCTGTGCGGCGGCTTCTTGGCATTTCATGTTAAGGCTCCCACCCTAAGTCAATCAGTTGTACTTGAAGTTCTCGTCTGGCTCGATTCAATCGGGAACCCACGGTTCCCTCAGGGATGCCGACCGTCTGCGCGATCTCTGCGTAGGCTAGCCCGTCGATCTCCTTGAGCTGAAAGATTATTCGCAGCTCGACGTCAATGCGACGCAACGCCGCGTCCAGAAGCTCGGACAACCCGGCCTGCCTTCGCGTATCCTTTCCAGTCATCGAATCCTCGTAGAATGGTTCGGTTGGATGCCGATTGCGAG includes these proteins:
- a CDS encoding heavy-metal-associated domain-containing protein, yielding MNQPNVTIEEIESMTVTVSTNMTCGGCLAKVAPLLENDPTIVSWDSDLNDPRKLVRAELSSEGSPDRIVELMNQAGFRAEVVNEPNSPKPEQIEDGKTTFNLKTYKPLLLVVLYVLGGAFLLESNQDQWNWMRFMSNFMGMFFLGFAFFKLLNVEKFADAFATYDVIARRSRTYAISYPWIEVALGLLFVTGSLLTVANILTAAIMSIGLVGVIMAVRKKQAIQCACLGTAFNLPMSSVTIIENSVMIAMAIGMLVI
- a CDS encoding DUF1559 domain-containing protein; the encoded protein is MKFSETLRRGFTPIELLVVIAIIGILVGLLLPAVQAAREAARRMSCQNNMKQIGLALHNYQSAFRTFPPGWLGNDEATRQPFVDGPSGWAWSAMILSQMEQAAVNDEIDWGRSILDAQNEVPRLTELPTFRCPSDVGDPTWEIEDRDSGATLTRLSTSNYPGCFGTVEIDECEDVPIGSVCESDGIFFHNSRTAFRDIRDGTSHTIMVGERTSLLSMSTWTGSAPNGEDSFARVLGVGDHAPNYPEALPEDFSSLHEGGAQFTFADGHVRFITESIDEDIYKALCTRAGGEVPRDDY
- a CDS encoding TolC family protein, producing MSTLSRVGRFLASTSLLVSATVATAQQPITDSERIQRRGTDVNNPYPPTSPQDLRPRIGEKFTEPPPVPPVPESLSQGMIVSDEPALTLASLESMACSQNPTLTQAQAQIQSGLGKAIQAGLIPNPTLQYVGEQVGVGGTAGEWQGAVFSQRIVTARKLQLSRAKFLQLTRAAEWRAMEQQYQVLNDLRISFWMTLGQQELVQIHQDILKNAEDAVVTSRELYNAGQATHAAMHDANILLQQARLDLMLAQNNFRQNWWEMISIAGARMQPTPLLGTLEGEVNLIDFDVALDRLLSESPQILAARAKLVADEIKVKRETVEPIPDIVVNYGYGRNLEAKENTHMTGLAIEVPLYDWNQGTIRQAESDVVRQRGEINRVELTLQRDLARAYQIYFTALQNVRSYQEVIVPESKLAYEVLLDAYEEDRVDWPQVLESQIKYYRLRAQYINHLVAWRSNETLIAGYLLNGGLMAPTGPQPPGHISAVPKPR
- a CDS encoding RNA polymerase sigma factor, which gives rise to MFVNEVVIERAICGESEAQREIYEAFYPRVYRLVRRIVGETDADDVSQDAFMQVLSKLDSYGGNAAFATWVHRVAVNQALQHVRSRNRHPTEPFYEDSMTGKDTRRQAGLSELLDAALRRIDVELRIIFQLKEIDGLAYAEIAQTVGIPEGTVGSRLNRARRELQVQLIDLGWEP
- a CDS encoding anti-sigma factor family protein, encoding MKCQEAAAQLSAYFDDELASEVADRVRQHVESCQTCQTKLQSFAGIRKLSTQYREPAAEAPSWETFAARMNRAQPTVQLAPDHTPSGRRRLRDVAIIVAALAASVVILLSVRQPEPSDEHAVAQQHSHSHAGAMAGMPSTPIDFQDVVLGFSQDSNLAVNSFASKYDGTEVSIDDAEQDLGFRPQAKKSLPTGVQLVSTRLLTLPECNCAEGECLCGPDGCNCVACVCQRPDGSTYMLVEKCKSQKVSFGDLPVQLVRRGDKTLQVAKSKDGIAVSWEGSHARTTAIGLRDASELDVLLAAN
- a CDS encoding MerR family transcriptional regulator → MSRFTIGKVAEAAGVGVETVRFYQRRGLLAEPSPVRTLFREYPESTVDRIRFIRRAKDLGFTLAEIGELLALSEIPHESRGKVKQLAEQKLVAIRQKLVDLQQMETTLSGLVQDCSGRGSLDGCPIIEAMIHEPTKCDHRGN
- a CDS encoding metal-sensitive transcriptional regulator → MKVSRHMLSEDDKKRIHHRIRRIIGQAEAVDRMVQEEAPCVDVVMQISAASGALSKVAQLVLQDHLAGSLSDAASSDDAAQREAILQELIVLFDKYASTK
- a CDS encoding copper oxidase produces the protein MTNPEDRRKFLKVGTIAAAAGLAGKAMAQEGNGDLNLPNAPDAPSPIGNASAEPSIPDGSDAVAEIDGFSRFKPSRGNDPDSDYYIGKKMPGFRPASTGPAPFEAPDLDKLPWKMVNGAKEFQLVPMAVEREFLPGYRMNVYGYNGSMPGPTIEVTQGDRVRIVVTNELPEDTFVHWHGFELPVQYDGAATLTQNPIKPGQTMVFEFDVHEEGTFFYHSHVPMQEAFGQVGWFIVHPKKVYDPPVDRDFGLIFQNFFVEPTQTVADSWKMDWNWHTINGRSGPLTTPLVCKHGERVRIRLMNFAPMQHHPIHLHGHTYWETGHEGARTPSSAWIPRNNSLVGIAQATNFEFIANNPGDWIFHCHMVHHMMNHMTRQVGPRIRKGVNVDRYLQDTSTRPAVDFTRNDPGFNTPGYPQKMLGMERTMPQMEAIWNRREVRGMRANYPMAVKGLMTVLRVLPDDLYKLVMESNEPVEKGAVFAEIVRRFGDPERYEAAPKMMGMNM
- a CDS encoding potassium channel family protein, encoding MNMWLLTILGTIIVALSILETFMAVLHPRAVTGPVTSFVNRMFHKLLKTSIGQSSYVTLLSGPVLIVTQVICWASLLLLAFSLIVWPQLGSGIVASSGKPTDTTIWAAIYYAGFTVTTLGVGDLVPKTAAMQLLTILAAGLGFSFFTLVLAYVISIYSTLSRRNQFANEIDYRTAQTGDSLRYLVPYLSSDEMPLLNQDLYTLSANMAELLESHHFYPSLHYFRFAEDRYAMSRVLRFCLEVASLIKAMQETGGPAANAVTEPADRLWHASLQMLRDTEKHFVVCKSQEPPEEVGTANRLISQMAQADTSQRVSNENAFLDRYAQLANTWSTDLHSLVLCMGSQIDGRLDDQHPNRHRNHDAVFDDSH